One part of the Aurantibacillus circumpalustris genome encodes these proteins:
- a CDS encoding two-component regulator propeller domain-containing protein yields MKHSLSLKVWFRSLCPIIFTLFNICCQQKENKQNNSLLEKKKDSISADFRIALPSKIINVPPNILTQHTVASRGKYLDTNTRELKLKMVLSGFTTTLCVPGTGKFKRPVVVFQTPDTILAAAPERIEAKDPLYAEYNPYNFCAFKSDQGLVNNMVSGFFEDSRGNFWISTFEGLSRYDGTYFYNYGKKQGLLSKTIYEIEEDKNGDLWFAGQSGISRFDGTYFYNYDTIPGFDFDQIYSVKRDKSGDLWFGAVNTSMSHKNGLCRFDGKKFFLYATEQGMPGNSIEDLYVDKKGMLWITYYNGSLSSYDGTGFTVYPRFTPEYTIQNVVVNSAIKNLITDRNGKTWMATADGIYMMISDTIYMVPAEKEQTECVALSENGDIWFGNRWGCIRISGKKVNHITTHNGLMKGQYVNTLYKDLRGNLWIGTGGDGAVLYRGNNFTYLTSADGLIRDRILSVYNDSPGSYWFGAYAGGISRLKEGRIETIFTSEFPILNSVWNITGTKDSTIVFLGLDGLMEYDGSRFKLFNGKKKFDPHDVMNLYFPVNKYYENRKYGRMALGLWSGIGIIQGDSIIQYDDNDGLFGRWLNAIAFDAFGGDWFSVKDFNIHKVGLFKVIGSRVIKYDKNDGFTNGSISTMIKANNGDLWIGTDNDGLFRYDGKSFIQYTSHDGLSDNSIQSLLQDRTGNIWIGTKKGLNKIATSFLPKEKIHFTKYQTPEGFLGKACVEGSLYEDMNGDIWIGTDDRLAIYHPSTAIKDDIPPVMQLLSIKINENNFSWKDFVYSKDAEYNALRNTFSDIHFDSLTHWSDYPVNLSLPHNKNTITFSYAGATTKYPRFVTYETKLEGFSSVWSLPSSKTETTFGNLPAGKYIFRVRSISNLGLYSNEVHYKFEIKPPFWSTWWFRLGLLLLTVMVLRLYVKQREKKLKQKNHELEELVYKRTSQIREQKTIIEEKHKEISDSINYAERIQRSFLASKDLLDQYLHNYFLLFKPKEAVSGDFYWASALHNGNFAIVTADSTGHGVPGAIMSILNTTCLENAIKEKLTEPKEIFNYTRTHIIERLKKDGSSEGGMDGMDASILVLTPDKRKICFTGAHNPVWIIREGQLLELEPDKMPVGRHDKDKNSFTQLEFALNAGDMIYTLTDGYADQFGGPKGKKFMYKRLKDLLLNIASFDLKDQEHTLRQELASWMSNAEQVDDITIIGIKI; encoded by the coding sequence ATGAAACATTCATTAAGTTTAAAAGTATGGTTCCGATCTCTTTGCCCAATTATTTTCACTTTGTTTAATATCTGCTGTCAGCAGAAAGAAAATAAACAAAATAATAGTTTGTTAGAAAAAAAGAAGGATTCCATTTCCGCCGATTTTCGTATTGCACTTCCTTCAAAAATAATTAATGTACCACCAAATATATTAACACAACATACAGTCGCTTCTCGTGGCAAATACCTCGATACAAATACAAGGGAACTTAAATTAAAAATGGTATTAAGTGGGTTTACAACTACCTTGTGCGTTCCTGGTACCGGTAAGTTTAAACGACCCGTGGTCGTTTTCCAAACTCCTGATACTATTCTTGCAGCTGCACCTGAAAGGATAGAAGCAAAAGACCCATTATATGCTGAATACAATCCTTATAATTTCTGCGCCTTTAAAAGTGACCAAGGATTAGTGAACAATATGGTAAGCGGATTTTTTGAGGACAGTCGGGGAAACTTTTGGATATCGACTTTTGAAGGATTGAGCCGCTATGATGGCACATATTTTTATAATTATGGCAAAAAACAGGGATTATTAAGTAAAACAATTTATGAAATTGAAGAAGATAAGAACGGGGACCTGTGGTTTGCCGGCCAGTCAGGTATTAGCCGCTTTGATGGAACTTATTTTTACAATTACGATACAATTCCTGGTTTTGATTTTGATCAAATATACAGCGTGAAGCGCGACAAAAGCGGTGATCTTTGGTTTGGCGCCGTAAACACCAGCATGAGTCATAAAAACGGATTGTGCAGATTTGATGGTAAAAAATTCTTCTTGTATGCTACAGAGCAAGGGATGCCGGGGAACTCAATTGAAGATTTATATGTAGACAAAAAAGGAATGCTCTGGATTACCTACTACAACGGAAGCTTAAGTTCCTATGATGGAACAGGATTTACGGTGTACCCGAGATTCACGCCTGAATACACTATACAAAATGTAGTAGTTAACAGCGCTATAAAAAATCTCATAACCGACAGAAATGGGAAAACCTGGATGGCAACTGCCGACGGAATTTACATGATGATCTCTGATACCATTTACATGGTCCCTGCCGAAAAAGAGCAAACTGAATGCGTTGCGCTCAGCGAAAACGGAGATATATGGTTTGGAAACCGATGGGGTTGTATAAGAATCTCTGGAAAAAAGGTCAACCATATCACAACACATAACGGATTGATGAAAGGACAGTATGTAAACACCTTATATAAAGACCTACGTGGGAATCTATGGATTGGCACTGGCGGTGATGGTGCTGTACTATACCGCGGGAATAACTTTACCTATTTAACTTCCGCAGATGGATTAATAAGAGATAGAATTCTGAGTGTTTACAACGACAGCCCGGGTTCATACTGGTTCGGTGCATACGCGGGCGGAATATCTCGCTTAAAGGAAGGTCGAATTGAAACAATCTTTACAAGCGAATTTCCCATACTGAATTCCGTTTGGAACATAACAGGAACAAAGGATAGTACCATAGTATTTTTAGGTCTCGACGGCTTAATGGAATATGATGGCTCGAGGTTCAAATTATTTAATGGCAAAAAAAAGTTTGACCCTCATGATGTGATGAACCTTTATTTTCCCGTAAATAAATACTATGAAAATAGAAAGTATGGTCGAATGGCTTTAGGCCTCTGGTCTGGAATTGGTATTATACAGGGTGACAGCATTATTCAATACGACGACAACGACGGTTTATTCGGAAGGTGGTTAAATGCTATAGCTTTTGATGCATTTGGCGGAGACTGGTTTTCAGTAAAGGATTTCAACATTCATAAAGTGGGGCTATTCAAGGTTATTGGTTCGCGGGTAATAAAATATGATAAAAACGATGGATTTACCAATGGATCAATTAGTACAATGATAAAAGCAAACAATGGAGACCTATGGATCGGAACCGACAACGATGGCCTATTCCGCTATGATGGGAAAAGTTTTATTCAATATACAAGTCATGACGGTCTTTCCGATAACTCCATTCAAAGCTTGTTGCAGGATAGAACAGGTAACATATGGATTGGGACAAAAAAGGGACTAAATAAAATCGCAACTTCTTTTTTGCCAAAAGAAAAAATTCATTTTACAAAGTACCAGACCCCTGAGGGGTTTTTAGGTAAAGCCTGTGTAGAAGGCTCACTATATGAAGATATGAATGGCGATATATGGATTGGCACTGATGACAGACTTGCAATTTATCATCCTTCCACAGCAATAAAAGATGACATCCCTCCCGTTATGCAGCTCTTATCAATCAAAATAAATGAGAATAACTTTAGCTGGAAAGACTTTGTATATAGTAAGGATGCTGAGTATAATGCCTTACGAAACACTTTTTCTGATATCCACTTTGATAGCCTCACACATTGGTCGGATTATCCTGTTAATCTGAGTCTACCTCACAATAAAAACACTATTACTTTTAGTTATGCCGGGGCAACTACCAAATATCCGCGGTTTGTAACCTATGAAACTAAACTCGAAGGGTTTAGTTCGGTATGGTCACTACCTAGCTCTAAAACTGAAACCACTTTCGGAAATCTACCTGCAGGAAAATATATTTTCCGTGTCAGGTCTATAAGTAATTTGGGTTTGTACAGTAATGAGGTCCACTACAAATTTGAAATTAAACCACCATTTTGGAGTACCTGGTGGTTCAGATTAGGGTTGCTTTTATTGACCGTTATGGTTTTACGATTATATGTTAAGCAACGAGAAAAAAAGCTCAAACAGAAAAATCATGAACTAGAAGAATTGGTGTATAAAAGAACCTCTCAAATCAGAGAACAAAAAACAATAATTGAAGAAAAACACAAAGAGATTTCCGATAGCATTAATTATGCTGAGAGGATACAAAGAAGCTTCCTCGCTAGCAAAGATTTATTAGATCAATACTTGCATAATTACTTTCTACTATTCAAGCCAAAAGAAGCGGTTAGTGGAGATTTTTACTGGGCTTCCGCTCTGCACAACGGAAATTTTGCCATAGTTACTGCCGATAGCACAGGTCACGGGGTACCAGGTGCCATTATGAGTATACTAAATACTACCTGTCTTGAAAATGCAATAAAAGAGAAACTTACTGAACCTAAAGAAATATTTAATTATACACGTACGCATATTATTGAGCGACTTAAAAAGGATGGAAGTAGCGAAGGAGGAATGGACGGAATGGATGCCAGTATTCTTGTTTTAACTCCAGATAAGCGAAAAATCTGTTTTACAGGTGCGCATAATCCTGTCTGGATTATTAGAGAAGGCCAATTATTGGAGTTGGAACCTGATAAGATGCCGGTGGGTCGCCATGATAAGGACAAAAACAGCTTTACTCAACTGGAATTTGCTTTAAATGCAGGAGATATGATATATACATTAACCGATGGGTATGCTGACCAGTTTGGCGGACCAAAAGGGAAAAAGTTCATGTATAAACGATTGAAGGATCTTCTCTTGAATATTGCTTCCTTTGATTTAAAGGACCAGGAACATACATTGCGACAGGAATTAGCAAGTTGGATGAGCAATGCCGAACAGGTTGATGATATTACAATTATCGGCATAAAAATATAA
- a CDS encoding tetratricopeptide repeat protein, with translation MGDYEASLKMFQAAIKISPKESRGYLGVAKSYYNLKDYTKCLESCDKALKSKPILVNRYVLYYYKGNCYYYLEDWNSAVKFYTLYINGFSTSYDLYSYRGFSFFKLGKYNEAIEDFQYFLKNPQITNNESADAYSFVGHSYYMLNDKINALKFGNLAFYYDSTNTNGLILLGDILYGEKKFPEALLYFQKTLQYDSTNTYFIIKTTSTLFEMKQIQKAIDGLKRLLLQKPNTVLALNNIAYFLFIDKKYKEALPYANKNIELNDNNSNAYGTRGCVHYGLLEYEKAIADFTQSIQLNKNNPHSYYYRSLCHLKLINIKAACSDLKKMQEYSDFEIPEGEASIQELLRINCKE, from the coding sequence ATGGGAGATTACGAAGCCTCACTTAAAATGTTTCAAGCGGCTATCAAAATAAGCCCGAAGGAGTCCAGGGGTTACCTCGGTGTCGCTAAATCTTACTATAACCTGAAAGACTATACAAAATGTTTAGAGTCATGCGATAAGGCACTCAAGAGTAAGCCGATCCTAGTCAACAGATACGTACTTTATTATTATAAAGGTAATTGCTACTATTATTTAGAAGACTGGAACAGTGCGGTTAAGTTTTATACCTTGTACATAAATGGTTTTTCCACCAGCTATGATCTTTATTCTTATAGAGGATTTTCTTTTTTCAAACTTGGTAAATACAATGAGGCCATTGAAGATTTTCAGTATTTTTTAAAAAATCCTCAAATAACAAACAATGAAAGCGCTGATGCTTACTCCTTTGTTGGACATTCCTACTATATGCTAAATGACAAAATAAACGCTTTAAAATTTGGCAACCTAGCGTTTTATTATGATTCCACAAATACAAATGGGCTAATATTACTTGGTGATATTCTTTACGGTGAAAAAAAATTCCCGGAAGCATTACTTTACTTTCAGAAAACCCTTCAATACGACTCTACAAACACCTACTTTATAATCAAAACCACCTCAACTTTATTTGAAATGAAACAAATTCAAAAGGCAATTGATGGGCTTAAAAGATTACTTCTACAAAAACCAAATACAGTACTGGCGCTTAACAACATAGCATACTTTTTATTCATAGACAAAAAATACAAAGAAGCACTGCCTTACGCGAATAAAAACATCGAATTAAATGACAATAACAGTAACGCATACGGCACAAGAGGTTGTGTCCATTACGGTTTACTAGAGTATGAAAAAGCTATAGCGGATTTTACACAAAGCATTCAACTCAACAAAAATAATCCACACTCTTATTATTATAGATCACTTTGCCACCTAAAACTAATCAACATAAAGGCGGCCTGTAGTGATCTAAAAAAAATGCAGGAGTATTCCGATTTTGAAATTCCTGAAGGTGAAGCCTCTATTCAAGAATTGTTAAGAATCAATTGCAAAGAATAA